The following nucleotide sequence is from Deltaproteobacteria bacterium.
TTTTCTTTTGCGACATCATCTGAAACAGATCGTGATAGCGCCTGCGGATGATGGTAGTTCTTTAGTTGTCGCCCCTGAACATCTAAAGCCGGTGGGGTTTTCGGATGACGAGAGCCTGATTCCCTATCCAACTCAGTCCTTTCCGGGATACCGGATTCTTCAGGAGTACTTGATCTTACCCGGGAAGTTCCTCTTTTTGGATCTTACGGGCTGGGATCGTTGGAAAGACAGGGGAGATGGTTCCAGGTTTGAAATCAGTTTTGAACTCAACGACATCCCCTTTTCACCTACACGTGTCAGAAAAGAGAATTTTGTTCTCTCTGCGACACCGGCAATCAACATTTTTCAACACGACGCTGACCCGATCCGCCTGGATCATCGGGGAACGGAATACCCTGTTCGTCCTTCCGGGAGCGACGCCTCCCATTATCAGGTCTACTCTGTGGAAAAAGTGATCGGCTTTGTCCAAGGCACGGCTGAACAGAGGCCTTATGTGCCTTTTGAGGTTTTCAATCCTCAACCTCAAGACAACCCCGTGTATCATGTGAACGTGAGAAAATCACCCATTCAGGCAGGCCTCGACGTGTATCTGTCCGTGGCCTATTCTCCAGAGGCAGGTCCGCCTGTATCAGAGACCCTTTCCATTGAGCTTTTGTGCACTAACGGATCTTTGCCGGAAAGCCTTCAACTGGGAGATATCTCCTTGCCCACGAGTAGTTCGCCTGAATTTGCAGAATTTAGTAATATTCGGCCGGCCACGACCAATGTTCTACCCCCGTTGGGGAAAAACCTCTTGTGGCGACTGTTGTCTCATCTTTCCTTGAACTACGTTTCACTGGCAAAGGCTGAGAATCTTCGAGCCCTTTTGGGGCTTTACATTTTTCCGGAAAGCCGAGATCGGACCGGTATTGTTGCCAATAAGAAACGTATCGCCGGCATTGAGCACCTTGAGACAAAACCTTCTAACAGGCTAGTGTCCGGTGTCATGATGAGGGGCCAGGAGATTTCCCTGAAGTTACGCCAGGACCATTTTGCCAGCCCGGGAGACCTTTTTTTGTTCGCAACCGTGCTTGATTACTTCTTGGGCTCTTATGCCTCCATCAACAGTTATACTCAGCTTTTCGTGGAGGAGGCCATGAAAGGAGATCGTTATCAATGGCCAGTCAGGGTGGGGGATCATCCTCTGATCTGAAATTCGACCTGATCAAGGAGGGACACGCTTTTTCATTGTTTCAGGTGATGAGATTGTTACGTTCCTTTGGCAGTCCTTCCTCGGAGAGTGAACAATCTGCTGGGTCGAGTGAAATAGAGCACATCAGAATAAGGCCCAAGCTTTCTCTTGCCTTTCCTCCGGCTGATGTGGACAGGATTGAGGAGATCAACGGTGATGAGCCGCATTTCCTGGTCACGGCCACTCCCCTCGGCCTTTATGGCGCCTCTTCTCCTTTGCCTACCTTCTACACAGAGGACCTCATGGATGAGGCGGCGGAAGATGAGTCGGTGACAAGAGAGTTTATCGACATTATCAATCATCGTCTTTTTTTGCTCCTGTTCAGGGTTTGGAACAAATACCGGCAGTTCTTGCAAGTAGCGGAAGAGAATAACCCTCAATATCTGGAAAGGCTTTTTTCTCTTTTGGGCCTTGGGGAAGAACCATTCAGAGAAGACGTTTCAGAAGCATATGGTCTCATTCGCTATATTGGGCTGCTCACGCAATCTCCACGATCCTCTTTGGGGCTGAGGGTTTTGCTTCAGGATGCCCTAGGTGACATCCCGGTTGAAGTCATTCCCTGTGTTCAAAGGAGGGCCAGCATCCCCGTAGATCAAAGGCTGTTGCTGGGAGCCTCCGGAGGGGCCTTGGGAAGTGAGAGTTTTCTTGGAGAAGAGATTGACGATCGCATGGGAAAGTTTCGCCTGAAGATCGGCCCTTTGAATCAAGAGCAGTTTCATGGTCTCCTTCCCGGAGGGCAAGGTTGTGAGAAGCTTTGCTTCTTAACGAAGTTCTATGTGACCGAATCACTTGAATATGACGTAGAGCTTACGTTGGCTGAAGGAGAGGCGCAAGGTGTTTGTTTAGGCCGCCCCGAGTGGTCAAGACTTGGCTGGGACACCTGGATTTTCGCGGGTGATGACTTGGGAGAAGTAAGGGCGACCTTTTATCCGGAACAAAATGTTGGAGGTTAAAGGACATGTTAGAACTTGATCTTGAATAGGCTATCGATGGTATCGCTTAACATCTGAACATTCAATCCTGAAACAGGAGACCACCATGATTACAGTTGACATCAAGTCGCTTTTGGGTCGTTTGAATTCGTATTGTACAAGGTGTCTGGAGGCAGCGGCAGGGTTTTGCG
It contains:
- the tssG gene encoding type VI secretion system baseplate subunit TssG, translated to MASQGGGSSSDLKFDLIKEGHAFSLFQVMRLLRSFGSPSSESEQSAGSSEIEHIRIRPKLSLAFPPADVDRIEEINGDEPHFLVTATPLGLYGASSPLPTFYTEDLMDEAAEDESVTREFIDIINHRLFLLLFRVWNKYRQFLQVAEENNPQYLERLFSLLGLGEEPFREDVSEAYGLIRYIGLLTQSPRSSLGLRVLLQDALGDIPVEVIPCVQRRASIPVDQRLLLGASGGALGSESFLGEEIDDRMGKFRLKIGPLNQEQFHGLLPGGQGCEKLCFLTKFYVTESLEYDVELTLAEGEAQGVCLGRPEWSRLGWDTWIFAGDDLGEVRATFYPEQNVGG
- the tssF gene encoding type VI secretion system baseplate subunit TssF, encoding MFNRYFQDELDNLRDLGEAFSKAHPAVAPMLSGPASDPDVERLLEGVAFLTGLLRQKLDDEFPEIIHELIHLIWPHYLRPIPCATIVAFSPKPTLKQSMTIPAGVQIASVPVEGTSCIFRTCYDVELHPINLIEASFSEPSGRPPAIKLVLELRGSKLSDWQPRALRFFLTGNYADAADLYFLLRHHLKQIVIAPADDGSSLVVAPEHLKPVGFSDDESLIPYPTQSFPGYRILQEYLILPGKFLFLDLTGWDRWKDRGDGSRFEISFELNDIPFSPTRVRKENFVLSATPAINIFQHDADPIRLDHRGTEYPVRPSGSDASHYQVYSVEKVIGFVQGTAEQRPYVPFEVFNPQPQDNPVYHVNVRKSPIQAGLDVYLSVAYSPEAGPPVSETLSIELLCTNGSLPESLQLGDISLPTSSSPEFAEFSNIRPATTNVLPPLGKNLLWRLLSHLSLNYVSLAKAENLRALLGLYIFPESRDRTGIVANKKRIAGIEHLETKPSNRLVSGVMMRGQEISLKLRQDHFASPGDLFLFATVLDYFLGSYASINSYTQLFVEEAMKGDRYQWPVRVGDHPLI